The stretch of DNA CTCCGCCAGCTTCGCGGAGATGTCGAGGCCGTAGGGCTCGACCACGTGGCCGTCCTCCCGCGCCCAGGCGGCGACGCTCTCCATCAGCAGCCCGCTGGCGCAGCCGACGTCGAGGAACGTCCCGTCCTTCTCGATCGGCGCCACCACCGGGCGGCGGAAGCGCTCCCAGTCGCGCTCGTCGCGCCCGAAGCCGGACTGCTGCCGCGGATTGGCGCCGGCCAGGTACGCCGCCTCGAGGCACGCCAGCTCCTCCGCGAAGAACCTCTCCTCGTCCGCCGTCAGCGTCGTGCGCCCCTCCGGATTCACCCGGCGTTCCCCGGTGGCTCGCCGCCCAGGTCCGACCGCAGGACCGCGTACATCGCCAGGTCTTCGAACGCACCGCGCACCAGCATGTACTGCCGCTGGACCCCCTCGAACTTCATCCCGAGCTTCTGCATCACCCGCCCGGAGGCCGGGTTGCGGGTCAGGTGCCGGGCCTGGATGCGGTTCAGCCCGAGCTGGCGGAAGCCGAAATCCACCAGCGCGGCCGCCGCTTCCGTGACGTAGCCCTGGTTCCAGAACGGCACTCCCACCCAGTAGCCCAGCTCGGCGCGGCGGTGGGCGGGGGTGAGGCGCAGACTCACGGTCCCGACCAGTCCGTCGTGGGCCGACGTGATCGCGAGGGCGAGGAGGCTCCCCTCCTCCCACGCCGGCCCGTGCGACGCGATCCACGCCTCGGCCATCCCGTCCTCGTACGGGTGCGGGATGTTCTGGGTCATCATCGCGACCTCCGGCGCGCCGGCGAGCCTCTGGACCACCGCG from Longimicrobium sp. encodes:
- a CDS encoding GNAT family N-acetyltransferase, whose protein sequence is MSIPVLKTERLVLRPFQAGDAAVVQRLAGAPEVAMMTQNIPHPYEDGMAEAWIASHGPAWEEGSLLALAITSAHDGLVGTVSLRLTPAHRRAELGYWVGVPFWNQGYVTEAAAALVDFGFRQLGLNRIQARHLTRNPASGRVMQKLGMKFEGVQRQYMLVRGAFEDLAMYAVLRSDLGGEPPGNAG